Within the Planctomycetaceae bacterium genome, the region CTGAATAGTCGATCCGCCCAGGCGGACGGACTTCCTGAACTGTCCATTGAAGCCGCGATGGCGAATACCGTTCCTGATTTTCGTCGTCCGACATCTCCTGTCCTGACCCAGCGCAAACAAAATCGGGCCGCATTCCGGCCGGGCCTGATTGCCGCAATTGCATCTGCCGTGGTCTTGTTGCCAGTGGGGTACATTCTTTTTTCACCGGATCCTCAAACCAGTCGAAACGATGTACCAGTCAATGGCTTGGTGGATGTGGAAAACAAAGGCCAGACGAAAGAGGCAAATGTCGATTTGCCAGCCGCGAGATTCGCATCCCCTGACCCTGTGGAAGTCAAGGCGGGCGACGTCGTAACATTCAGTCCTGAACTAAGTATCACGCGTCCGGCGAACCGCGGCGTACTGTTCTATCGACTTGGCCCTGAAGCCCCGACTGCCGCGACAATTGATGCCGAAACGGGTGATGTCACCTGGCAGACCACTGTGCTGCAAAAGCCTGTTCGCTACCAGATCCCAATTCAGCTGGTTTACGCCGCCGCCTCGACGACGCCTCCCGTCACCAATTCAGACGCGGGCAATATCATTGCCGACTGCACGCTGGAAGTCGCGGTGACACGCGAATCCTCTCGATTTGCCTTGCCAATCCTGCCGCCGCAGCGAATGCCCATCGGGGAGTCATCGCAGATTTCGTTTGCGACGAAATCGGAACTTCCTCCGGAAGCTGAACCGGAATATCAGGTTATCCGCGGGCTGATGCCTGGAATGCAACTGGATTCGGTCAATGGAATTTTGCGATGGAATCCCGCCAAACGGCAGATCGGACGGCATGTCCTGACCGTACAACTGACCGACAAGGCATCGGACCAAATCCTTGCCACAACCGTTTACGAAATTCGAGTCGTTCCGACGGTTTTCAGTATTCAGCTGATCGAACCAACAACCCGCTCTATTGCAGCCGGACAAACACTTCAGTTGAACCTTGTCGATGCCAGTGGAATGTGACTCCTGCGCGGAGTGCGTTTGAAGACCGATCCCGACAGCCCGCCGGGCGTCGTCATCGATCCGGGCACAGGTGTACTGAGCTGGGATGTGCCGAAGGATGTCTCCGGAAAACAAGTGATCAGGGTGTCGGCCGAGCCGCTGTTGCCGGACGTTGAATTTGCGACAGATGCCCGAACCGAAACATCCATCGTTGTGGACGTGCAGGGGTCGAGTACACCAGATGCCACGCAGATGACCGATGCTCGTACACCAGATGCCACGCAGATGACCGATGCTCGTCCACCAGATCCGGACGAAGTGGCGGCTGCGGCCAAAGAACTCGAAGAAGTCTATAAGCGGGAAGTCAGCCAGGCGCGGACCCCGGCGGCTCGATCAGAGCTGGCTCGCACATTGTTCCTGGTGAGTGCCGATAAGCCAGCCAGTGCGACGGACTATGCACTGCTGAATCTGGCTGAAGAGCTCGCATCCCGAGCGAAAGCTGCAGACATCATCCTTGATGTCAGGCAGCTTCGGCATCGTCGATATGGCGTTTCTGAGCTCGAGGAGCTGGAGCCTCTGTTCCGGACTTTCAGCAAGTCGGCTCTCAATCAGTTGCAGCAGGATGTTGTTGTCGAGCACACCGTTCGTCTTTGCAGAAATGCGGCCACGGCAGGAGACTGGGCTTCCATCGACCACATGGTTTCGTTTGCGAAGTCGCTTCTGAAAAATGCCGATGGCGTGGCAGAACAGCTGAATGACGATCTGAACACCGTCGCTGATCTTGCATCTCAGCTCAAATCGGCAGGAACAGGTTCGCTCGACCCTGCATCCCCCGATGCTTTACGCCGGGACGCACTCATTCAGAAACTGGATCGCTGGCAGTTTGAGCGGTTGTTCAGCGATCTGGAAAAGCTTTCGTTCTTCCAGGCTCGAAACACGGCGAACCCGCTTCCGCAGAATGGCAAACCTCAGTGGAAGCTGCAGGACGGGCGACTGACCTTCGACGCGTCTTCGCAGGACGGCGCGGCCGGTTTGATCGATGTTCAGCGTGAAGTGGATCGGTATGTGGTGCGTTTTGAAATGTCTGTCGAAACTACATCACTGCAGTTTATTTTCGGGGCGTCCAGAGATCAGAATTTATCGGCATTCACCCTGATTCTGGATGCAACAGCTCCGGGGCAGGTGCAGCGCGTTTCCGGAGGCACGGTCATCGCGCGGCCCGGTGTATCAGTCCCCGCCTCCGGCTTTACGAGGCGACGCGTGGAGATCATGGTCGATAAGTCATCCGTCCTGGCCCGGATGGATGGCGTCGTCATTACCAATACTCAGATCGCTGACCTGAATGCAGGGCGCATCGGTTTACTTGTGGCATTGCAGCAGCAATCATCCCTGCCACGACTTCAAATCCATGATGCTCGCATCCTGGTCCTTCCGGCTCCGGCAAACTGACAGAATGTTATGCAGTTTCTGATTACCAACGACGATGGCTACGACGCTCCTGGACTTGCGGCTCTGTATCACGCTCTGAAACCCATTGGTGATGTCGTTGTTGTGGCACCTGCGAAATGCCACAGTTCAAAGGGCCATGCGGTCGACACGAAAAACCCCATTCGGATCGAGCGTCGGAACGTCGAACCATTTGGCGAAATCTATATCGTTCATTCTTCTCCTGCCGACTGCATTCGGGTTGGTTTGCGACACGTGCTTTCATCTCCGCCCGATCGTGTCGTCGCGGGAATCAATCCCGGCGCCAATCTGGGGGTCGATCTTTATTATTCCGGAACGGCCGCGGCTGCTCGCGAAGCGGCTCTGATGAATGTGCCCGCCATCGCCACGTCCCGGTATTTCCGGGATGATGCGCCAATCGATTGGGAAATTCTGGGCAAACATGTCAACCGCGTGGTCCGGCGGCTTCTGGAACCTCAGTTCGATTTACCGGTCGGGCACTTCTGGAATGTCAATTTTCCGGCCATCCCCGGTGAAATATATCCCAACGAAATCTCTTTTGTTCCGCATGGCAGCGAACCCCACGCCGTCAGTTTTGAGGTCGTGGAAGAAGATGGTCAAAGTCAGGTGTTGCGGTATTCCGCAATGTACCGCGACCGTGGTCGCTCTGAGACCTGTGACGTGCGTCATCTGTTCGACAATCAGCTCACGGCCACCGCAGTTGGCCCTCATACCACGGCCAACCAGCAATTTCCTCACAACTCCGAAGTTTCTCCATTCCGCGCAGTTCTCCCGGATTGACGATTGGAACGCTGGATGTCAGGATGCTCGCATTCGATCGTGGTAAGCGTGCACCGTGCACGCAGATTTTGAGCAACCGGCGTGAGCGGCGACGCTTTTCGGCCCGGGCGCTCGACATTGGGTCAGGGGATCAGCCCCTGGTAAGCGTCGCTCATGTACGAAAATCTGACCATCCTGAGCGGGCGAGCTAATATCGATCTTGCCAGGGAAATCACGCAGTACCTTGGCATCGGACTGGGGCATGTCGACTGCAGCAACTTTCCGGACGGGGAAACAAGCGTCAAGCTGAACCAGAACATCCGAGGCAGCGACGTCTTTCTGATTCAGCCGACCTGCCCACCGGTTAATGACAATTTGTTCGAGCTACTGGTGATGATCGATGCCTGTCGTCGAGCCAGCGCGGCCAGAATAACTGCGGTGATTCCGTACTTCGGGTACGCCCGTCAGGATCGAAAAGATTCCGGACGTGTACCGATCACATCCAAGCTGATTGCGAATCTGATCACGACGGCCGGTGCGCATCGTGTTCTGACCATGGATTTGCATGCCGCCCAGATTCAGGGGTTCTTTGACGTCCCCGTCGACCACCTTTATGCGTCGCCAATTCTGGATCGGTATTTTCAGTCACTCAATATTCCCGACGATGAACTCGTGGTGGTCAGCCCGGACGAAGGCAGCATCAAGCGAAGTCTGCAGCATCAGGAACATCTGGGCGGTACGCTGGCCATCGTAGACAAGCGTCGCGCGAACGCCATGGAAACTCGCCAGGCAAATCTGATCGGCGGTCCCATCGAAGGCAAGACGGCGCTGATCTTTGATGACATGATCACCACAGCCGGCTCAATTTGCGGCGCGGTGAATGTCGTCCGACAGCACGGCGCGAAACGAATCTTTCTGGGAGCTTCCCACGCTGTTCTCTGCGGTCCCGCGATCGAACGCCTGCAGGCGGCAAATGTTGACGGTATCGTTGTTACAAATAGCTGCCCATTGTCTGCAACACAAAAACTACCCAATATCACCGTTGTGAGTGTTGCGGAACTGCTTGGTGAAGCCATCCGGCGCGTCCACCGCAACGAAAGCGTCAGCTACCTCTTCGATTGAACAGCTCCCTCGTGAAGAGTTCAGAGACTGGCGACGAGTTGTGATGTCGTGACGAACTTGTCAGCGTGCTGCGAGGGTTCGTGGCCCTGGCATCTGTCGTCCCCTCGCCAGAATCCCCGTTTCAGGTCGTCGGAAATTTCAGGCCGGAACGCGGACCAGGTGGCTGGTGTCGCCCATTGGCTTCACGTTCTGATCACACCGCCGGACGAGGACATTCGTATGTGCCCATACTGACCCCGAGACCATTCCGGGTTTGGTGTTCTGAGGAACGTCGAGTTGTCCAGGCCTTCCGTGGGGACCTTGATTGCATGGGATTGAGTGTTTCGACATGATGCTTGGCTTCCCGCCGCTTCTGCCGCAAAACGAGTTCAATGCTGGTGAAATCTTCTTCACCACATCTGAAGAATACCGGAGCCTGCCCTATGTTCGAACGTCGCTGCCCTTTGTCTGCCGGTTTGTGGTTGCTGCATCAAACACTGCACTTCGGCCTGGTCAGTGTGATGCTGCTCCCGTACTGCAAAACGGCTTCCGTTGTATCGGCCGCCGAATCAACATCTGCGGGCGATGTTCAGAGGCTCAGTTTGCACAAGGGTGATCGGATCGCAATCATTGGCAATACGCTGGCCGATCGCATGCAGCATTTCGGGCATGTTGAAGCGGCTCTGCACAATGCATTTCCGACGCACGAGCTTGTTATCAGAAACCTGGGTTTCAGCGGCGACACACTGACGACTCGCCCCCGATCCGATAATTTCGGAACTCCGGATGAATGGTTGAATCGCGTGAAAGCCGACGTGATTCTGGCTTTCTTTGGCTACAACGAATCGTTCGGTGACGAAGCAGGTCTGGATCAGTTTCGAAAAGAACTGACCGATTTTATCGAACACACTGTTGCTCAGCGTTACAACGGCCGCTCTGCGCCGCGACTGGTCCTCTTCTCTCCCACGGCCTGTGAGGACCTGAAATGGCCGCATGTGCCGGATGGTGTTGAAAACAACAAGCGACTGGCCATGTACACAAAGGCGATGCAATCGGTGGCCGAATCGAAAGGTGTTGCATTCGTCGATTTGTTTGCCGCAAGCCGGAAGATCTATGGCCTGGCCAACTGGGACGTCAGTGTGCTGCGCAACCTGGATGGTGTTGAGCGGGATCGATTCGGAAAAAAGCTGCCGCCTGAAGGGACGTCCGGAACCCTTGCCTTTCCCCCTGCGACCATCAATGGGGTGCATCTGGATGACTTTGGCTACCGCGGTCTTGCCGCGATCATCTCCGGAAGTTTGTTTCCGGAACAGGCGAACAGCGCCGCGAAGGCTCGTCTTGAGGCCATCCGAACTGCGGTGCTGGATAAGAATCTGCACTGGCACAATATCTATCGAGCGACCGACGGATACAGCGTCTTTGGCGGTCGATCGACATTGAAGTTTGTCGACGGCCAGACCAATTTCGAAGTCATGCAGCGCGAGCTGGAGATTCTGGATGCAATGGTTGCTAATCGTGATCGAGTTATCTGGAAAATCGCAGGCGGTGCCGATCCGAAAACAACCACTCCGGACGATTCCGGCGTGCCGCAGCCGCTTGAGGTCAAAACCAACAAACCGGGTGCACTGGATGGGGGACAGCACAGATTTCTCACCGGCGAAGAAGCCATTTCTGAAATGACCGTCCACAGCGGGATGTCGATTGGGTTGTTTGCGTCTGAAGAACAGTTTCCCGAGCTTGTCAATCCGGTTCAGAGCGCTGTCGATCCTGACGGCAGGCTCTGGGTCGCTGCGTGGCCCACTTATCCGCACTGGAATCCGCTGGGAGAAATGAATGACAAACTGCTGATTCTTCCGGACGATGACGGAGATGGAAAAGCAGATCGATGCATTACGTTTGCAGACGGGCTGCATAACCCAACCGGATTCGAATTCTGGAACGGTGGAGTTCTTGTCGCGATGGCACCGGATATCTTCTTCCTGAAGGATCTGGATGGCGACGACATCTGCGACGTTCGCGAACGCATGTTCCACGGACTGGATTCTGCAGATACGCATCACACAGCGAACAGCTTTGTGATGGGACCATCCGGTCGATACTACTTCTCCCGCGGAATCTTCCACTATGAAAACTTCGAAACGCCGTGGGGGCCAACATCACGATTCGGCAGCAGTCCGTGCGGTGTCTTTGAATTTGACCCGCTACGATTTGACATTCGGTTCCAGTTTCCGATCGGGCCAAACCCGCACGGCGATTGCTTCGATCAGTGGGGAAATCAATTTGCGACGGACGGCACCGGCGGCACCGGAGACTACATCGGGTTTCCCGGACATGGATCGCCCCGGAAGTTGTATCGCAAACGCGTCCGACCGGTCCCGGCGACGGTCATTCTGGACAGTCCGCACTTTCCGGAAGCCAATCGCGGCAACCTGCTGATTGCCAATGTGATCGGATTTCAGGGGGTTACTCAATATGAATTCGGTCGCGATGGCGCGAGCCTGCAGGCGACTGAAGTCGAACCTATCGTTTATTCGACGGACCCCAATTTTCGGCCGAGCGACATGGAAATCGCCGGAGACGGTTCACTTCTGATTCTGGACTGGCACAACCCATTGATCGGCCACATGCAGCACAATCTTCGTGACCCAAGTCGGGATCACGGACATGGTCGTGTCTACCGTGTGACTGCAAATAACCGTCCTGTCATTCCGGTGGCCAGAATGAGGGGGAAACCAGTGCAGGAAGTTGTTAGCCATCTTTCTGCCCCCACATTGTCCGAGCGCTACCGGGCACGACTGGAACTGACAGGCCGGAATCCTCAGGCCAGTACGGAAGCCGCTTCAGAATGGGCAGCACAGTTCGACGCTTCAAAGCCGGAGAACGCACGTCATCTGACCGAAGCACTGTGGGTGCATCAGCAGCATCGTGTGCCTGACATGGAGTTGCTCTCCCGAGTATTGGGGTCACCCGAACCCAACGCTCGCGCCGCAGCGGTCAAGGTGCTTGCAGAATGGTCCACGCCCAATCCTTCCCCTGCTGTGGCGGATGGTACCCCGCCGCTTCCGGTGGATGAAACGATTTCTATGCTGGTTGACCTTGCCAGCGATCCGAGTCCCATTGTGCGAGCGCAGGCTGTCATCGCTGCCGCGAATATCAATGCAGCTGGCAGTGCCGAAGTGATCTTTACGGTGATGCAGCATCCGACCGATGTTCAGATTGATTTTAATCTGAAAGAGGCCGCCCAAATGATGGACCTGAATGGTTACATCCGCGAGCAACTGGCAGCCGGCAATCCGCTTTCGGCAGCAGCAGAAGCGTTCGCCCTGTCGAACGCCAGCGTCGAAGAACTGTTGAAAATGCAGAAAACCGAAGCTGTTTATCGAGCGATTCTGACCCGTGAAAACGTGCCGGCTGAAACATTAAGGGCATCGCTGTCCGGCCTTGCAGAACTGAGCGGCAAGACGGAAATCGAAGAACTGTTCTCGCTCATTGAAGGCCTGAATGATGAGGCCAGTGTCAACATTTTGAACAGCCTGAGTCGTCTGCTGGCTAATCAGCCGACACAGCAGTTGGCGAGCGTACGCGATCGAATTGTCCGACTGGCGGTCACCACGCCGTCCGCAGAAACCCGACGGGTTTCTCTTGCCGCGTGGATGAACGTCGATGGAACCAGCGATGGTGTCTTTGAAGCCGTTGCAGAGAAAAAGGTGGAGCTTGAGGATGTGCTGCAGAGCACGACGCTGGTTTCATCGACGACAGCTCAGTCGTCTATGCGAAAGCAACTTCTGGATCTCATCCCCGAAATGCCCGGTCACAAAGGAGCAGTGCCATTGACCCGGCCGGGGCTGAAAGTGGACTTTTTCGCCCCCAGCACCACG harbors:
- a CDS encoding PA14 domain-containing protein, coding for MFERRCPLSAGLWLLHQTLHFGLVSVMLLPYCKTASVVSAAESTSAGDVQRLSLHKGDRIAIIGNTLADRMQHFGHVEAALHNAFPTHELVIRNLGFSGDTLTTRPRSDNFGTPDEWLNRVKADVILAFFGYNESFGDEAGLDQFRKELTDFIEHTVAQRYNGRSAPRLVLFSPTACEDLKWPHVPDGVENNKRLAMYTKAMQSVAESKGVAFVDLFAASRKIYGLANWDVSVLRNLDGVERDRFGKKLPPEGTSGTLAFPPATINGVHLDDFGYRGLAAIISGSLFPEQANSAAKARLEAIRTAVLDKNLHWHNIYRATDGYSVFGGRSTLKFVDGQTNFEVMQRELEILDAMVANRDRVIWKIAGGADPKTTTPDDSGVPQPLEVKTNKPGALDGGQHRFLTGEEAISEMTVHSGMSIGLFASEEQFPELVNPVQSAVDPDGRLWVAAWPTYPHWNPLGEMNDKLLILPDDDGDGKADRCITFADGLHNPTGFEFWNGGVLVAMAPDIFFLKDLDGDDICDVRERMFHGLDSADTHHTANSFVMGPSGRYYFSRGIFHYENFETPWGPTSRFGSSPCGVFEFDPLRFDIRFQFPIGPNPHGDCFDQWGNQFATDGTGGTGDYIGFPGHGSPRKLYRKRVRPVPATVILDSPHFPEANRGNLLIANVIGFQGVTQYEFGRDGASLQATEVEPIVYSTDPNFRPSDMEIAGDGSLLILDWHNPLIGHMQHNLRDPSRDHGHGRVYRVTANNRPVIPVARMRGKPVQEVVSHLSAPTLSERYRARLELTGRNPQASTEAASEWAAQFDASKPENARHLTEALWVHQQHRVPDMELLSRVLGSPEPNARAAAVKVLAEWSTPNPSPAVADGTPPLPVDETISMLVDLASDPSPIVRAQAVIAAANINAAGSAEVIFTVMQHPTDVQIDFNLKEAAQMMDLNGYIREQLAAGNPLSAAAEAFALSNASVEELLKMQKTEAVYRAILTRENVPAETLRASLSGLAELSGKTEIEELFSLIEGLNDEASVNILNSLSRLLANQPTQQLASVRDRIVRLAVTTPSAETRRVSLAAWMNVDGTSDGVFEAVAEKKVELEDVLQSTTLVSSTTAQSSMRKQLLDLIPEMPGHKGAVPLTRPGLKVDFFAPSTTNVALETLAAMTPKASGTADIVTMDLPILLTRDAFALRFTGHVKIETPGEYTFFIASDDGSRFYLNNQLLINNDGLHGMVERSGTVNLTAGLHAITTTYFDNGGGDGLHMSWKGPGIGKEQIPANAFVTAADQTLQDLGIAALMQLPGDGAAKTGMLARLLKDRASVNSALQALNTIEADAWPKEQYGPLAEAAVSYLASREPEERNSDQAQLALKIADALRTRLDEPGRSRFEKRLSEVVVPLIEIGTVRERMIYDKETIVVQSGKAVQFRLTNTDNMPHNFAVVLPGSLEEVGELAETTGRDADAAARHFVPVSDKILASSDLMQPEQTVSVFFEAPEEPGVYPYVCTYPGHWRRMYGALYVVQDLSSWDADPAAYMAAHPMPVKDTLLKYLGRNTDWQLSDLKGDAMHLSHRANNFAVGRQLFKVASCSGCHKMANEGTNVGPDLTKLPVEYSVVDVLDHILNPSKKIDTRYQSNTFVLTSGKVITGLVIEDTDKEVRVVDNPTTPDKPVVIRKSDIDERNVSDVSIMPRGVLNKLTREEILDLLAFVVAKGEAQHKLFQTHEHQH
- a CDS encoding ribose-phosphate pyrophosphokinase translates to MYENLTILSGRANIDLAREITQYLGIGLGHVDCSNFPDGETSVKLNQNIRGSDVFLIQPTCPPVNDNLFELLVMIDACRRASAARITAVIPYFGYARQDRKDSGRVPITSKLIANLITTAGAHRVLTMDLHAAQIQGFFDVPVDHLYASPILDRYFQSLNIPDDELVVVSPDEGSIKRSLQHQEHLGGTLAIVDKRRANAMETRQANLIGGPIEGKTALIFDDMITTAGSICGAVNVVRQHGAKRIFLGASHAVLCGPAIERLQAANVDGIVVTNSCPLSATQKLPNITVVSVAELLGEAIRRVHRNESVSYLFD
- the surE gene encoding 5'/3'-nucleotidase SurE; amino-acid sequence: MQFLITNDDGYDAPGLAALYHALKPIGDVVVVAPAKCHSSKGHAVDTKNPIRIERRNVEPFGEIYIVHSSPADCIRVGLRHVLSSPPDRVVAGINPGANLGVDLYYSGTAAAAREAALMNVPAIATSRYFRDDAPIDWEILGKHVNRVVRRLLEPQFDLPVGHFWNVNFPAIPGEIYPNEISFVPHGSEPHAVSFEVVEEDGQSQVLRYSAMYRDRGRSETCDVRHLFDNQLTATAVGPHTTANQQFPHNSEVSPFRAVLPD